The window TGAAGGAGGCCCACCGGGCCATCCCTGAATAGATATCCTTCTTTCATCCGCAAGGTTCCCTGTATCCATGAAGTTGATCGGTCAGATATATCCTGAGGGTCGCGCCGTCGGGGACCTCACCCGGCCCTTCAGATCTCGCTATATAGATCTTAAGGGGGATATATATCAAAAGAAGCAGTATGAATACCACCATGATCATTTTTATGAAGGGGGACCCGTGTCGGGCAGTTTTTCTATTCATATTTCTTCAACCGGGCATACAGGGTCGGTTTCGAGATGCCGAGGAGTTTTGCCGCTTTTTGTTTGTCTCCTGTTTTTTCAACGACCTTCCTGATTATCGACCCTTCTACTTTTGGAAGTATCGGATCGCTCGCTGAATACTCAAGATTGTCCAACAGTGAGAGAACGACGTCTTCCAGAGTGCTCAGAGCCTGAGCGTGTACGGTTTCGGTGTGTTCAAGGATGTTTTCGGGGAGGTCTTCGGGAAGGATCGTATCTTTTTTGGAGATTATTATCATTCTCTTGATCATATTTTCCAGTTCTCTGACATTTCCCTGCCAATCATACTCGATAAGGTAAGTCATCGCTTCGGGAGATATCTTTTTCGTTGGGATATTGTAAAGCCTGCAGAGGTTATTGAGAAAATGATCGCACAGAAGGGGTATATCCTCTCTCCTTTCGCTGAGAGGGGGGATCCTTATAGGAAAAACGTTTATTCTGTAATACAGGTCTTCCCTGAAGGTCCCCTGGCCGACCATTTTTTTCAGGTCTCTATTGGTCGCCGTTATTATCCGTACGTCGGCATCTATCTCCCTGTTTCCACCGACGCGGAAAAATACCTGTTCCTCAAGGACTCTGAGAAGTTTCGATTGAAGAGGCAGGGGTATCTCGGCGATCTCGTTAAGGTATATGGTGCTGCCTTTTGCTTTTTCAAAGTGTCCTATGCTCTGTTTGTGGGCGCTTGTAAATGAACCGCGCTCATGTCCAAAAAGTTCGCTTTCGAGCAGGTCCCTTGGAAACGCGGCGCAGTTGATATGATGAAATGGTTTGGAACCTCTCGGCCCGGCGCTGTGAATAGCCTTTGCTATCAGGTCTTTTCCCGAGCCGTTCGGTCCTGTCAGCAGAATGGCCGTATCCATGTCCTTTATGCTCTCTACAAGTTCGAAGACCTGCCTTATAGCCGGAGATTTTCCCACGACATCCTTGAAGGTGACTCTTTTCTTCAGTCCCGGAACGCTGACCGGAGTCATTGCCACCTGGGATTTTTCCAGTTCTTTGAGCCTCGTTTCAAGCAATATTCCCTCCATCCCGAGCGCGATCTGCTGGCTGAAAGCAACGAGAAAGCTGTGTTCCTCGTCGCTTGTCTCCTCGACCTTCTGCCTCGAATCGAGATAAAGAAATCCAGTCATCTCGTCCTGTATCCACAAGGGCGTACAGATTATCCCCGGGTGCCTTTTCAGAAATCCCTTGCCGACTTTTCCTTCAGGTATATTTGACCTCGATATGTCGAGCGGGTATCCGAGCTGCCTTGATATATTCAGAATAGCGATGATATCGTTATCGGTCAGGTCCGAGCCTCCTTCGAATTCCCCGATGCTTGATATTATTCTGAAAGAGTTATGATTTTCATTTTGCAGGATAAGAGCCGCTCTTTCCATCCCGGTTATGTTTTTTGCCGATTCGGTTATAGTGTCGTACAGCTTTTTTGGTTCCCTGATCGTCCTGATAAAGGAGATGACCCTGCAAAGCGCTCTGAATCGCGACGAATCTGTGTGTATCTGCCCCGTCTCTTTCCTCGTTATTTCTTCCAGATTGTCCTGAAGCTGTCGGACCTGTTTCGGAAGTCTTTCACTTTCGCCTATCAGCGAAATAGATCTCAGCAGGTATTCCCGGGCAAGATGTTCATTACCTTCATCGAGATAGAGCTCGCCGATCTCCGCCGTGACAGATGACGCGGTAGTTTTCCTGCCGAGAAGAGACAGCTCGAAGCTTGTTCCTTCAAGTTTCATCCTGCCTATCTCGCGTTTTCCCTCGGCGAGCAGGATCCGTCCCTCGAGCAGGTCCAGCAGGATCGTCTCGAGTCTTGAACCGATCCTGTTGTTAAGCTCTTTGGCCTGGTTAAGCAGCTCGGTCGCCTCGGTAAGTTTCCCCTCTGTCAGAGAGAGGTCTCCGAGTCTTCGAAAGACGATTGCTTTTTCCCTTATCGATTTGGTGGTGTGGCAGATATGAAGATCTTTGAAGTAATACTCCCTAGCCGAGCTTTTGTCGCCTTTCAGGTAATAAATTTCACCGAGTGTTCCGAATATCTCGGCGAGAAGCTGCTGATTTCCGAGATCTTCCGCCAGAAGGCGGGCTTTATCGCAGCTCTTCTCGGATTTTTCTATCTCTTCGAGATCCATATATGCGAGTGCAAGATTGAGATGGCCGATCGCCAGGCCGGGGAGGTTGTTGCTTTTATCCTTGATCTTCATCGATTTTGTGAAATTATCAAGTGCCTCTTTGATCCTTCCCATTGACCTGTATACGAGAGCCAGGTTGTTGTAAGTCGCGCCGACACCCTGTTCGTCATTGCATTCCTCCCGAATGACAAGACATCGTTTATGGCAATCAAGCGCGTCCTCGTATTTGCTCCTGTTCCAGTTTATCGCTCCCATAAGGCTCAATGATTCGGATAGTTCCCTGGGGTGTTGTTTTTTATCGACAATCTTGTGCACGATCAGACAGTTTTCCCAGGATTCATCGAGTTGTCCAAGCCGGTAATGGACCCAGGCCAGATCGTTGTACAGCTTTGCTCTTTCACTCGCGAGAATATGTTCTCCATGCATGTCGAGAGCGCTTTTAAGAAGGCTTTCAGCTTTTTTGAATTCTCCTCTCTTTTCAAGGATATCGCACTCTCTTCTTACAGCCTTTGTGGCAAGAGCCCTGAGTTTGTACCATTCTCCGTTCCTCGTAGTCTCTTCACGGCATTTTCTGTAAAGCTGTTCGGCTTTATCGACCATTCCGATCAGGGAGAAATAATCGCCAAGTTCAAGATACAGCTTGAAATGCATCTCGGGAGGAAGATGGCGGGCGAGCTTCTTTTTCATGAAATATTCATTGAAACAGTTTATGGCGTTTATACTTTTTATCTCGAGCAGATGATGAAATATCTCCATTCCCTTGAAAGAAGCTTCAGTATCCTCGCAACACGCGACAAGATGGTAGAATGTATAAGCCAGTGGAGTATTCCTGTTATCCCTGAGGATATGAGCGATATTGCGGTGCAGTTCTTTCTTTCTCGTGGCCGGGATAAGATCAAGTATCTTCTCTGCCAGGTTTCTGCTGCCTATGCTGAAACAGAGACTGAGTTTTCTCTCGAGCAGAATCGACCGTTCAGCCGTAACGCTCAATAATCCGAGAGAGATCAGGCGCTGAACGATCTCGTA of the Candidatus Krumholzibacteriota bacterium genome contains:
- a CDS encoding sigma 54-interacting transcriptional regulator; the protein is MNRKDGKQDFISRYTVKTRLAGFPDWNGFEVTDSLSGRDYLLFDLKDAKAADLSLSDLKMRDHLFSRRSEFFPATLSLQENSEGVFFLLSYEKISSLADHLSRIGPTKALSTLKALLSDIISTEASGLFFNDLSPGSVIVIDDSPVILPISFLLPGEIISRESFSARTREFDPLINDLNGVGELLHSFKEYLPPESSSECARLAEKLSSLSSEVTRDEYYGLITETASFLDLDEKDIPPYFLKKHPGTPYLSEMERLGQITSRAREGRKQMVLIEGADGEGKSSFLEEALRNIKDRWDFNDGRFLSDQDICGDLAQDEDSKNPVCMIIDTSIQEPIFYSQILKTLSAGLDRWDIAIISIGEDATGPFRKSLQDEGRSHDFHVNTLELPALDNDRRREIIADALPDHLKEEFNDSAPAGMTISFYGLFSRALAMDSAGTDRKKTVKSLIDDLTPEERSVLDFIAAFRFRVPLSVLKTIYSTEEKRFYEIVQRLISLGLLSVTAERSILLERKLSLCFSIGSRNLAEKILDLIPATRKKELHRNIAHILRDNRNTPLAYTFYHLVACCEDTEASFKGMEIFHHLLEIKSINAINCFNEYFMKKKLARHLPPEMHFKLYLELGDYFSLIGMVDKAEQLYRKCREETTRNGEWYKLRALATKAVRRECDILEKRGEFKKAESLLKSALDMHGEHILASERAKLYNDLAWVHYRLGQLDESWENCLIVHKIVDKKQHPRELSESLSLMGAINWNRSKYEDALDCHKRCLVIREECNDEQGVGATYNNLALVYRSMGRIKEALDNFTKSMKIKDKSNNLPGLAIGHLNLALAYMDLEEIEKSEKSCDKARLLAEDLGNQQLLAEIFGTLGEIYYLKGDKSSAREYYFKDLHICHTTKSIREKAIVFRRLGDLSLTEGKLTEATELLNQAKELNNRIGSRLETILLDLLEGRILLAEGKREIGRMKLEGTSFELSLLGRKTTASSVTAEIGELYLDEGNEHLAREYLLRSISLIGESERLPKQVRQLQDNLEEITRKETGQIHTDSSRFRALCRVISFIRTIREPKKLYDTITESAKNITGMERAALILQNENHNSFRIISSIGEFEGGSDLTDNDIIAILNISRQLGYPLDISRSNIPEGKVGKGFLKRHPGIICTPLWIQDEMTGFLYLDSRQKVEETSDEEHSFLVAFSQQIALGMEGILLETRLKELEKSQVAMTPVSVPGLKKRVTFKDVVGKSPAIRQVFELVESIKDMDTAILLTGPNGSGKDLIAKAIHSAGPRGSKPFHHINCAAFPRDLLESELFGHERGSFTSAHKQSIGHFEKAKGSTIYLNEIAEIPLPLQSKLLRVLEEQVFFRVGGNREIDADVRIITATNRDLKKMVGQGTFREDLYYRINVFPIRIPPLSERREDIPLLCDHFLNNLCRLYNIPTKKISPEAMTYLIEYDWQGNVRELENMIKRMIIISKKDTILPEDLPENILEHTETVHAQALSTLEDVVLSLLDNLEYSASDPILPKVEGSIIRKVVEKTGDKQKAAKLLGISKPTLYARLKKYE